The Salvia splendens isolate huo1 unplaced genomic scaffold, SspV2 ctg1024, whole genome shotgun sequence nucleotide sequence TAAACCATGACCATAATAAGGATGTTTGATGAGGACCCTTAAAAGAGGTGCTTGCCTAATGTAGACATGTACCTTGCACCAACATTTCTCGACTTCTTCATATTCCTTCAATAACCAGATCACATGATCATTGTCACATTCATATTTTGGTCCCCCAAAGTATACAACATTCCATTGACAGAGATAGTTCTCTTGAGACATTCAAGTGGGGGAGAGAATGTGCTAAAACATTCTTTCTCAAGATCAAAGCAGCAAATATAAGGAGTCTCGCTTCCATTTGAAACAAACCAGTGGAGATTGCCACTAACAAATGCAGCAACGGAGTTGTAACAACGATCAAACGAGGGGATAACACCTTTAACGCGTCTCCACGATGATACCGATTCAAGAGTGTATACATGGCATCCGTCGTAGTTAGGGTTAAGATATACAACCTTATGTTGTCCGCTAATTTTGCTCACTCCAATTCCATAACAATCTTCTCGAGGGCGAGTAAGACGGCCACGAAGCTCAACAAATTCACGGGTGATAGGATTACATACATAAAGATGATCACGAAAAGGATTTTTCAGAAGAAGCAAACCATTGGAAGAACCTTGTATT carries:
- the LOC121788367 gene encoding putative F-box protein At1g47790 gives rise to the protein MKQDFFKYLPSEILTDILLRLPLEYIATCKCVCKPWLNLIDSNYFFKSHFSKSPPTLVVSIPGTNANWFNLFKLEEKPKRKPNPITKFDFPQATTIQGSSNGLLLLKNPFRDHLYVCNPITREFVELRGRLTRPREDCYGIGVSKISGQHKVVYLNPNYDGCHVYTLESVSSWRRVKGVIPSFDRCYNSVAAFVSGNLHWFVSNGSETPYICCFDLEKECFSTFSPPLECLKRTISVNGMLYTLGDQNMNVTMIM